In Diadema setosum chromosome 7, eeDiaSeto1, whole genome shotgun sequence, the DNA window tgccAGTGATGCGTAGACCGAGCTCATCAAAGATTTTAATGAGGTCTTTTCGCGCCCAATCGGCTCTACTTCCAGAGGCTCTCCTGAGCACTGCTAGCCATAGTCCTACGCTGtgtgttcagtttttttttttcaagagtgaGAGTGCATTTATTATAATCCAACTAGTCCGCATATCTCTTCTCCGTCGAAAGCCCCCATAGAAACATCGAACTGTTTTCGTCCCTTTCGTTTCTCCAtgctttgttattgttgtcaaaCAGCCGTGTCCTCCTCGAGTGCATTATGGTTTCTATGTCATCCTCTTCTATGGTGGTGAATTTCCTGGCCTAGTTTAGACAGGTGGATAACAGCTCACTTGATATGGAGGGGTAAAAATCCACTATgtcaaatacaatgaaaatcagaGACTCTTTGTCCGGGAGTTTGTTGAACAATTCGAGCACATCGGCTGTTTGGTCCACTGATTTTGGTTGATTTTGtctcttatttgtttgttaatgCGATCAAACATTATTTTGCTAGCGCGGCCAAATTCCGGCTTTGTAGGGTTGATCAGTTTTACCTGGGGTTTGTTGCTGAAATTATCATTGTGGTCTTTTGGTGTAACAAAGGCGGGTTTTTCCATCGTACCGTCCATCCTGTCACTGATGTGTAACTCTTTTGCAATTAACTCAGATTCCTTCTCAATATCTGCAATTACTTTTTCCTGTGCAACCTTGTACTTTCTGGTTATGttctcattttgaagtttcgcgtAACTCTTGGTGTTAATCAAATACACATTCCTGGTTTTATCGGCGTGGACAAATACCTTTGCAGATTTATATATGCGTTCCATGTCCTTGTTTAGTTTCCTTTGGAATTGACTCTTTACATTCTTGAATTCCAAATCGTCTACAATGGCCAGCAGACCGTTTTCAAAGCCTGTCATCTCTTCTATTAGGGGTGTTGAGCGTTTCGATTTGAATCCGAATTTATCCCTGGtttcaaataaatcattttcactttcactttgGCCCGTGCAATCGCTcgctccgagaaaaaaaaaatgagctctCCATCTCATCCTTCTCATGACACTTTCAATCTTCTCAATTAGTCATTTCACGTAATCTGTTCTCGGCGGaattgatatgttttttttttttcccggaatAATCCACGTGAAACCGATCCATCGCGCCACATATTAGAACACTGGGTGGATCCTCAGCAGAAGAGTTCTCGACCGCACAGGGGAGGAAAAATAATATGCTCTGCTTTACAGCATTGAGCACTTTTCAATCCTCAACATACTGTATATTCCCGACAAATATATACCCAACGTATATTTTTGCTCCCTTGTCCGGTTTAGCACTCTTCTGCTGAGGATCCACCCAGTGTTCTGTGTTCAACCTTGCTCACATTTAATCTTTGCAGAGGTTCTGAAATGCCTGCCACCTGCTAACCCATCGGGAAACTACAGTGTTTCAACCATTGGTACCAACATATCGCAGACCCCTTCGGCTGACGGGTACAGACATGGAGATGCTCTCAATGTCAGTAGCTTGTGTAACTACAATCATTATCGCGTTCAACCCGATCAGTCCACGGTGTCAACATCTTGTGAAGATGGTAGCTGGACGGTTCCATGGCCGACATGCGGTGAGACATAAGTGTATTGTCTGCAGTGTGACTGGTGGGCACGCATGTGTACGTGCGTTCTCCAAAACAGACATGTGCCGAACGCATCTTCTGTTCAATCTAATTTAGTAAAGAATCGATGTGAACAATTTGTAGGCGGGCATTAACTCTCTGTGATAGGGAGATACTGGTCTTGCTTGACCAATGTGCATTAAGGTTGTAAGTGGCAGCTTCTTTTTTCCCGGTTATTTTCTATTGCTGCAACATTGAacgaaagcaaaaaaaaaccaaaaaaccaaaacaaaaaccaaaacaaaacaaaaatgaaacaaaggaaaaaattaAAACATAAGGTTTAACTGAACTGAGCCACATTTAAGTAGATGAGAAGAAGGAGGCATATTCAACTGTGGGGTAAATGCGAATATACAAAATCTAGAGATGCCATTAAATTCACACTCAAGCTCCACACGTGTACTGTACAGGACAGCCGTAAGTTTTCACTCCAGCTTTACGGCTTACCGGAAATGCCGTATACCCGACCGTGAGAACACACTGTCTCGTGTAGGGAGCTCACGGTGAATGGATGATCTTGGGTGTATAGTCTGCTGGAAAATGCATGTAAGTCCACATAAAAGTAAAATGTGCGCTTTGTAACTTGGTGGCGCGTCGGCCTCACAGCGTGAACAGGGGAATGACATATCCAGATACGCCTACACGGTGCATAGATCAAAAGCATTCTCCCGGTTGCTGTTTTCTCATCCTTGTCTCTATCTGCGGTCTAACTATAAATAATGCATTTTGCAATATTTGACTAGGCAAATGCTAAAGAGTAGCCACACCTTCGTTACCTAAAAAGTATCatagtttcattttttctgtTCTCGCCAGTTAATCTAATATGTTCCTCACAATATTTTGAACGCTCATCTACTCATTCTGTCAGACGGCTTCGTTCATCACGTGGAATTGCTCGGAGGAATGGGCGATGAAGGatttgttgccatagcaaccaaTTCCGATCTGAGCTATCTGTGGCTTCCGTACCTGCAGGGATGGACGGTAAATGCGTCGCGACTGGTATGCAGGCATCTGGGATTCAAGGCGGTGTACACCACTCTCACGGGAAATTACTCGTCCACTGGTGTCAGAAGAGTGGGCGTGTTCACTTGCCCTCCACAAGCTGCCAACATCACTGAATGTTATCTACTCGAAGAGCGAAGAGCATCAGGACTGGACGAAACCATCTGGATAAAGTGTTGTAATGGtaagcaggattttttttttgtcccatgcTGATTTATGTACGTATACCATCATTGTAAGTGGTGTAATCCTTTCAAATCCTCACATTTATTCTTGTCAATAATATGGTGatattttaatgatgatgatgataatcactgatgccattgttattgttattgttttcattgttattatcattgtcatcatattttttccctGCTTGATACTTGAAAATAGATATGTTATTAGTGTAGGCGTTTTCTTAGTAATTCAACACAACGGCGCTAAAATGAATTATCGTTAAACTTAAGCTTACAAAGGTTTGTGCACGCTGTTAATCTCGTGGTATTTGAGAGGATAAACTAGTTTATTATCACTgcgttatcattatcaatatcattccTATTAATATCGTTTTCATTCTAAATGTTATTATTAGCATATTATTATCCTCTTGATCAGCGCCATAATCATAAGGAATAATTGATTGATACGATGATTTATGCTATTCGTACTGTTGTGATGATTGTGATTCAATACAGTCAGTTCCTGTTGGAGTCCAGGAACAGAGCTTGGTTTACAGAGTGGTGTTCTTCCCGACTCTAGCCTGACTGCATCATCGTGTATCAGTGACGAGGTATGCACCAACAAGGCCCGTCTTCACGGGAAGTTTGGATGGATGCCACTCCCTTCCTCCTCTTCGTCCGAATCTTCGTCCGAATGGCTCCTCGTGAATCTGCTCTCCACGTACCTCGTCACAGGAATAATCACGCAGGGAGCTGAAAGATTCCTTTCCTTCGTGCTGACGTACTCTATTTCCTCCAGCATCGACGGGAACACATGGACTCAGTACAGAGACCCTTTGACGGGGAACAAAATGGTAAGAtataatcatgattatcatcattatcgcaTAAAGATAAATGCTGCGTCGATAGTCAGGCAACACTTATTCGTAATGTTCATTTAGACTTGTCATAACTGTACGGGACAGGGGAAGTTCTTCAATTTTGAAACTAATCGATGCATAAGAAGATTACAATATTTGGAGAATTGACTCGTGGAAGGATGTTATATGATTAAGAAGAACAACTAAAAATGCCAATTTAGTAATGAGAATGACAGTAGGGATACTGGTAACAGTAACAAAAGCTACTTTTTTGTATTAATCATATCCATCCTGCTGAACGTTAAAATCACAATGATAAACCAGTAATGTAAATGATTACAATATATATCAATTATAACACTATTGACAACAGCAATGGTGATAGGATCTTAATTACCGTATAGGAAAGACTCTTTAGGTCTTGCCAGTGTTCTGTATATCAGGGGTcgtatcatttttgtttgtaggCTAACGTTGCCAGGCATCAATTTCGACAAATGCAGAGAGAaaaagggagagatggagaatgggagatagagagagagagagggggggggggggagggagaacgGAATGAAGATtgatcgagagagagagagggagaccaAGGACGTGAGACACTTGTTGGTCGTACCTGAAGTCGGATCGACGTAGGCATAATTGTCCGGACAGTTACAAGTCGTAGTTGTACCAAATTAAAGCGTGTCAAAACTATTAACCGTCTTTAGATCTACAACGCAAACGGTAAAAACGACACCAATTAGCCCCCCAAATCGATGTTCTGTGCATGCGCGAGACAGGTGTCGCCATTGTCAAACGcgggaggctgcgtcgtcttaacgttcgcgtcgcagatatGAACCCTCCGTCTTTATACTGACCTGTTAGAACattcactcttaaaacatccgagtcaaaTCTGACCCGGAACTGCAGCGAACTGGGTCTGTtggggtcagaaatgacaaggaatggggtcagatatgacccattcagagtcataaattgggtcagggtgacgcCATtaggggtcttcatgaccaaattccaagtcatttttgacccggaacggtgtgtgaccccaacggacccagttctgggtcagttctgactcggatgttttaagagagTTGGTTGCTTCCTCCATGGTGCCACTCAATTTTATAGTTtttgtgatttgttttcttatttttgtattaaaggaGTCCTCTGGATGACTTTcagattttttacatttgaacaactatgaattagttatactgaggacagagtttcagaatttgtgataattggaatgaagaataagaatattttcaaaatttagaacaattgcaataaacaaggatgatgacatggcagagtcaccataggaatgcatgagttggggctcaaggaagcagaacaaaagaagaaggcaagCATAGATTACAGACAGGTGAACACGCAAGCAAGCACTATTGTTATGAAATTACtctattatcatttctgaaatatatgaacctcctatgtcatcatccttgttcagtgtaatttgtttaaggtttttcaaagtattgcttctctgctcaagaaccacaataaatttcacaaaaatatatacatggagttgtcgatttacgtactacatgatgtgaaattatgaaaattgtctggaatgttCCTTTAAGCAGCATGGGTTTAACAAGATCATTTATTGCAATAAAGGGAATATTAATCAATTGACTATCCAAATCTAACATGTCTAACGTTGCAGAAACGCTCCTTGCCCTGACTGACATGTAGAGTTGAAAATGTTTCAGTTCATCCGTTACAACCATGAACATTAGTTATTAAAgccaaaattcatcttccatcaCTTAGAATATACTTCAAATACATCGAAAGGGTATACCAAGAAACTACCTGGTATTTAGACGGAATGAATACAATATCAACGGACAGCTGTAAAGTGAAGTTAACGCTATTCCGTGTCATTTGAAATTCTGAATGATCtgctttaaaacaaaacatcgACAGTAAAGAAAAtctttcaaatatattttaaaTTCCATGTATCACCACTTGCACTTGCCCGCCCCGAACACTTTGGTGATGTCATTGCCGGTCACTTCGCTTTGCTTCTGTTTGAGTTACGCATTCAGCAGCACTGTCGCGCTGGATACTAAATATTGCTGTTCATTCACATTCAGCACTGTTAGACGGGCTTTTCAAACTCGAAAATGCCCTTGCATGCTAATATCTTAAATATGCCCATCCAGTGTTGGTTTCTACGCTGGGCAATGGTGTAGTAGCGTGCCACCTTTTCTTTCGAAAATATCTCAATTAGCACAATTCGAAGCAACGTAACCTCTTCTTTAGTAGCAATGAATGCATTTATGATTCGTGTTTCAACTGTGACGTTAGATTGGTCCATTTCATGACGTCAGTAAAACCTTCGCCGAATTTCCCAGATTCATCCAAAGTGCTTGCATCATATGAATTTTCTCTTTGTTCTTGATGCATAATCCCCGTCGTGGAATGAGCAAATGTCTTACATCTTGTCCTTTCCAAGATTCTGGCATAAAAAGTGCATTTATAAATTTGTGCCAAACGGTAATTCTATTTGAAGCCAGCTTCGGAGATAAGCTCTATATGTGGCGCCAACTGTCGCACGGTCGATTTCGTTGTGAATTATATTTCGCATGATTGTCATTATCCATTTGAAATCGTGGTTT includes these proteins:
- the LOC140230717 gene encoding lactadherin-like, coding for MDACCITKSVTPFLMEALWNMVAMTVTREPHQAAWSVGVETSSRKSPPVRQPCPPRVHYGFYVILFYGEVLKCLPPANPSGNYSVSTIGTNISQTPSADGYRHGDALNVSSLCNYNHYRVQPDQSTVSTSCEDGSWTVPWPTCDGFVHHVELLGGMGDEGFVAIATNSDLSYLWLPYLQGWTVNASRLVCRHLGFKAVYTTLTGNYSSTGVRRVGVFTCPPQAANITECYLLEERRASGLDETIWIKCCNVSSCWSPGTELGLQSGVLPDSSLTASSCISDEVCTNKARLHGKFGWMPLPSSSSSESSSEWLLVNLLSTYLVTGIITQGAERFLSFVLTYSISSSIDGNTWTQYRDPLTGNKMVLRGNFDDRTPVKHYFRPPIKGQYIRFEPITFSSRIAVRLELLGYGPLHNVLASLVDEGCTVERGVPLGVADGRIPDDRLTASSTYGGQTNFYGVTKGRLDLTVPGPDGGSWTAERFRDPRPWVKIDIGQIVMVTGVITQGSYHWDNWVTSILVSTSLDDVTWHFVARCGTQQIFPANFDRNTHVTSLFDAPVNARYVKIHPYWFVNYYVSMRFEVLGFLMMSS